In Amblyraja radiata isolate CabotCenter1 chromosome 10, sAmbRad1.1.pri, whole genome shotgun sequence, one DNA window encodes the following:
- the rnasel gene encoding 2-5A-dependent ribonuclease, whose amino-acid sequence MTAELDPEALGKKLLDLCLSSSPDLTEVERLIAEGGLVDFVDGDMKTPLFLAADQGNEQLVELLLKNKANVNYQIESFGWSPLHTAIQSNHEKVVHLLLEYGADPHLRKKNGATPFIIAAIIGQVRVLQLFLSHGADVNEADANGFTAFMEAAIYAKEDALRFLFDHKADVNKHREVPDAKKMVCRGGKTALMSAVEKGHENIVNILLDEMCADVNAVDNLGRTALIFALKERNKSIVETLLKHGACVNNTDNNKETPLSTALKNVKPDSNMVEMLIKYKPDINIPDQDGKTPLILAIENKFTNVVELLLEDYNADINVQDKSGQSALMAAVNKDNATLTKRLCERGADVSCTNAAGYTPIMVAKRLYATEIITILKQYDSMNIKPNVGSSSKWKKCSKRWHTKLEKLQKVVCAPIGNLKLFRNDDFKITTNNIPEVYLGFYNCETEVAVKFHSRFSEKPSTEKCCLTEPKIKASNLFVKLVACETDDYCEYLCLDLYEYNLEEYVRQQPKKIKLKRRDIMQQLVKALQILHTAKFAHRDLHPSNVLIDVENRIHLADFDQSVCFDNNPTVKISEGTWEASEILQKLKQPQTPTFEASELFKADLQALGRLLHFLVTQGKDPYKSDDDLCENKPSLDEELYNPRNAEVRDFIEGLLAPAETRITLQEAEQHPYLWKEAEKSKFVQDLANEDDVAKRKKDSELVEILNEAGENEERSFHKWTAEIDTEVLDDMNMGQRKKPNMGQSKKPNVKNVYKDTTNDLLKFIRNLTQHFNEKDESIKKLVGSPETYWLCRFPDFIISLYNAVKDTQWNHHFPNQQPQLLLPTPSPSGGAAQDC is encoded by the exons ATGACTGCAGAATTGGATCCAGAGGCACTTGGAAAGAAGCTTCTAGACCTCTGTCTTTCTTCAAGTCCAGACCTCACAGAAGTGGAACGATTAATTGCTGAGGGAGGATTGGTTGATTTTGTTGATGGTGACATGAAAACCCCTCTTTTTTTAGCTGCAGATCAAGGTAATGAACAGCTAGTTGAATTGCTCTTGAAGAACAAAGCCAATGTTAACTATCAGATTGAGAGTTTCGGTTGGTCACCGCTCCATACCGCTATACAATCAAATCATGAAAAGGTTGTGCATTTATTACTGGAGTATGGGGCAGACCCACATCTCAGGAAGAAAAATGGAGCCACACCTTTCATTATTGCTGCGATAATTGGCCAAGTGAGAGTGCTCCAGCTGTTTCTGTCCCATGGTGCAGATGTCAATGAGGCTGATGCCAATGGCTTTACTGCCTTTATGGAAGCAGCAATATATGCCAAGGAGGATGCCCTACGTTTCCTGTTTGATCACAAAGCGGATGTCAACAAGCACAGGGAAGTGCCTGATGCCAAAAAAATGGTGTGCAGGGGTGGAAAGACTGCACTCATGAGTGCTGTGGAGAAAGGCCACGAAAATATTGTTAACATCTTGTTAGATGAAATGTGCGCAGATGTTAATGCAGTTGACAACCTTGGCAGAACAGCTTTAATTTTTGCTTTGAAGGAACGCAACAAGTCAATTGTGGAAACTCTGTTGAAACATGGGGCTTGTGTAAACAACACAGACAATAACAAAGAAACCCCTCTGAGCACTGCTTTGAAAAATGTTAAACCGGACAGTAATATGGTGGAAATGCTAATAAAATATAAACCAGATATAAACATTCCAGACCAAGATGGGAAAACACCCCTGATTCTTGCAATAGAAAATAAGTTCACAAATGTGGTTGAACTGCTCCTGGAGGATTACAATGCTGACATCAACGTACAAGACAAATCCGGGCAGAGTGCCCTCATGGCAGCAGTGAATAAGGATAATGCCACGTTGACTAAAAGGTTGTGTGAAAGGGGAGCTGATGTTTCCTGCACTAATGCTGCCGGGTATACACCTATAATGGTGGCCAAAAGACTGTATGCTACTGAAATTATAACAATATTGAAGCAGTATGATTCAATGAATATTAAACCAAATGTAGGATCTTCTTCCAAATGGAAAAAGTGCAGTAAACGTTGGCATACAAAACTGGAGAAACTGCAGAAAGTTGTATGTGCTCCTATTGGGAACCTTAAACTGTTTAGGAATGATGATTTTAAGATCACCACAAACAACATACCTGAGGTCTATCTTGGTTTCTATAATTGTGAGACTGAGGTGGCAGTGAAATTCCACAGTAGGTTCAGTGAAAAACCCTCAACGGAAAAGTGTTGCCTCACAGAGCCGAAGATCAAAGCAAGCAATCTGTTTGTTAAACTGGTGGCTTGTGAAACAGACGACTATTGTGAATATCTGTGCCTGGATCTCTATGAGTATAATCTGGAAGAATACGTGCGTCAGCAACCTAAAAAAATTAAACTGAAACGCCGAGATATTATGCAGCAGTTGGTCAAGGCGCTTCAGATATTGCACACAGCCAAGTTCGCACACCGGGATTTGCATCCGTCAAATGTCCTCATAG ATGTTGAAAACCGTATACACCTGGCAGATTTTGACCAGAGTGTGTGTTTTGATAACAATCCAACTGTGAAGATATCCGAAGGGACCTGGGAGGCATCCGAAATCCTTCAGAAACTGAAACAACCGCAAACACCAACTTTTGAAGCGAGTGAGCTATTCAAAGCAGATCTACAg GCTTTGGGACGGCTACTGCACTTTCTAGTAACTCAAGGAAAAGACCCTTATAAGAGTGATGATGATTTGTGTGAGAATAAGCCATCCCTTGACGAGGAATTGTACAACCCCAGGAATGCTGAAGTCCGAGATTTCATAGAGGGGTTGCTAGCTCCGGCGGAGACCCGGATTACGCTCCAGGAGGCTGAGCAACATCCGTACCTGTGGAAAGAAGCAGA GAAGAGCAAGTTTGTCCAAGACCTTGCCAATGAAGATGATGTAGCAAAACGGAAAAAGGATAGTGAGCTAGTAGAGATTCTGAATGAGGCCGGCGAGAACGAGGAAAGATCATTTCACAAGTGGACAGCAGAG ATAGACACGGAAGTTTTGGATGACATGAACATGGGTCAAAGAAAGAAGCCGAACATGGGTCAAAGTAAGAAGccaaatgtgaaaaatgtttacaaAGACACCACCAATGATCTCCTGAAATTCATAAGAAATTTGACCCAACATTTCAATGAAAAAGATGAAAG TATCAAGAAATTAGTTGGAAGCCCAGAGACGTATTGGCTTTGCCGTTTTCCAGATTTCATAATCTCGCTGTACAACGCTGTGAAGGACACTCAATGGAACCACCACTTTCCAAACCAACAACCGCAGCTCCTGCTGCCAACGCCGTCTCCCTCTGGTGGTGCTGCACAAGACTGTTGA